From a single Brassica napus cultivar Da-Ae chromosome C9, Da-Ae, whole genome shotgun sequence genomic region:
- the BNAC09G00560D gene encoding uncharacterized protein BNAC09G00560D isoform X2, protein MSSTKRLERSPNVYQKDAPGSVSACQGSDQALYGSIFSVGDLRNDDISLYGEQMENSNSQTPYGSPLLVRSNSMPNIADSASGKSSPLKYSSRSSDDLCALGRRQRDNKPVHETDAKAKRNQDYDDDANGYSSMAKDWIVPATDELNSTEFIKGETSNQHAGYPGKDSRFKRIDDWVNDLQHVNSSAEEADEINDDEFQREPELTTAASPSVDVMRPTPGMEAAKKYFSSLSSAATTAQLVSRGLVVIPLLSKFVGLRVLNLSGNAIVKITAGAFPRGLHALNLSKNCISVIEGLRELTRLRVLDLRYNKILRLGHGLASCSSLKELYLAGNKISEIEGLHRLLKLAVLDLRFNKFSTTKCLGLLAANYSSLQAISLEGNPAQKNVGDEQLRKYLLGLLPHLVYYNRQGAKDARLGTSTLQLERGLRSELKNNGRKSSHGASSTHKAGSSSAARKASSGVQKRSSKERSSSRLPPVGHKVSPAAYENYCVASGDRLATLRSELSMRRTRSEGNLGPI, encoded by the exons ATGAGCAGCACCAAGCGTTTAGAAAGAAGTCCTAATGTGTATCAGAAAGATGCTCCAGGTTCGGTTTCTGCTTGCCAGGGCTCTGATCAAGCGCTCTATGGGTCCATTTTCTCGGTTGGAGATCTTCGTAATGATGATATCTCCTTATACGGTGAACAGATGGAGAACTCAAACAGCCAAACGCCTTATGGTTCACCATTGCTTGTGAGGTCGAACTCAATGCCTAATATCGCAGACTCTGCTTCAGGGAAATCTTCACCTCTCAAATACTCTTCAAGATCCTCAGATGACCTTTGTGCTCTTGGCAGACGCCAGAGAGATAATAAACCTGTCCACGAAACTGATGCAAAAGCGAAGCGAAATCAAGACTATGATGATGATGCAAATGGTTATTCTTCCATGGCAAAAGATTGGATAGTACCAGCTACAGACGAGCTCAACTCAACAGAGTTTATCAAAGGAGAAACATCAAACCAGCATGCAGGATATCCAGGAAAGGATTCTAGATTCAAGCGTATTGATGATTGGGTCAATGACCTTCAGCATGTAAACTCCTCAGCGGAAGAAGCCGATGAAATAAACGATGATGAGTTTCAAAGAGAACCGGAGCTAACAACAGCTGCTTCTCCTAGTGTAGATGTCATGAGGCCAACTCCTGGAATGGAGGCTGCGAAAAAGTATTTCTCTTCTCTGAGTAGTGCTGCAACCACAGCTCAGCTGGTTAGCCGTGGCCTTGTTGTGATACCACTCCTAAGCAAATTCGTTGGTCTGAGAGTTCTCAATCTCTCAGGAAATGCAATAG TTAAGATAACCGCTGGTGCTTTTCCTCGAGGACTACATGCATTGAACTTGTCAAAGAACTGTATCTCGGTGATCGAGGGGCTGCGTGAACTCACTCGGCTTCGAGTGTTAGACCTGCGTTACAACAAGATACTGAGACTTGGTCATG GTTTGGCTTCTTGCTCCTCCCTGAAAGAACTATACCTAGCTGGGAACAAGATCAGCGAGATCGAGGGTCTTCATCGTCTCTTGAAGCTGGCCGTCTTGGATCTACGCTTCAATAAGTTTTCAACCACCAAATGTCTCGGCCTGCTCGCTGCAAACTACAGTTCTCTCCAGGCTATAAGCTTGGAAGGCAACCCTGCGCAGAAGAACGTTGGCGATGAGCAACTGAGAAAGTATCTTTTGGGGCTCTTGCCACATTTGGTGTACTATAACAGACAAGGCGCGAAAGACGCTAGGCTAGGGACAAGCACGCTTCAGTTGGAACGAGGTCTCAGATCAGAGCTCAAAAACAACGGCAGGAAGAGTAGCCACGGTGCTTCGAGTACACACAAAGCCGGATCGTCATCCGCAGCTCGTAAAGCTTCTTCGGGTGTGCAGAAAAGATCATCAAAGGAGAGAAGCAGCAGCCGTCTTCCACCTGTGGGACACAAAGTATCACCAGCTGCTTACGAGAACTATTGCGTTGCGAGTGGTGATAGGTTGGCTACTCTGAGATCAGAGTTGTCTATGCGTAGAACTCGTAGCGAAGGCAATCTTGGACCTATCTGA
- the BNAC09G00560D gene encoding uncharacterized protein BNAC09G00560D isoform X1 produces MVRFFCFNSRIPRHRPKESVEGLSERVIREDGSNSKGLSSSVGESSKLADDSTAAIERIWKSEEIKPPQETGKHHHVCHLKKSQSHGDELYLDGRDATENGTDDGTDRVGSPNSLEQRETLAAGMSSTKRLERSPNVYQKDAPGSVSACQGSDQALYGSIFSVGDLRNDDISLYGEQMENSNSQTPYGSPLLVRSNSMPNIADSASGKSSPLKYSSRSSDDLCALGRRQRDNKPVHETDAKAKRNQDYDDDANGYSSMAKDWIVPATDELNSTEFIKGETSNQHAGYPGKDSRFKRIDDWVNDLQHVNSSAEEADEINDDEFQREPELTTAASPSVDVMRPTPGMEAAKKYFSSLSSAATTAQLVSRGLVVIPLLSKFVGLRVLNLSGNAIVKITAGAFPRGLHALNLSKNCISVIEGLRELTRLRVLDLRYNKILRLGHGLASCSSLKELYLAGNKISEIEGLHRLLKLAVLDLRFNKFSTTKCLGLLAANYSSLQAISLEGNPAQKNVGDEQLRKYLLGLLPHLVYYNRQGAKDARLGTSTLQLERGLRSELKNNGRKSSHGASSTHKAGSSSAARKASSGVQKRSSKERSSSRLPPVGHKVSPAAYENYCVASGDRLATLRSELSMRRTRSEGNLGPI; encoded by the exons ATGGTAAGGTTTTTCTGCTTCAACTCCCGCATCCCTCGCCATAGACCTAAG GAATCCGTGGAAGGGTTGTCAGAACGAGTGATCAGAGAAGATGGGTCTAACTCAAAAGGATTGAGCTCTTCCGTTGGTGAAAGCAGCAAGCTTGCTGATGACTCTACCGCTGCTATTGAGCGTATCTGGAAATCTGAGGAGATTAAACCTCCTCAAGAAACTGGGAAGCATCATCATGTATGTCATCTCAAGAAAAGTCAGTCTCATGGAGATGAGCTCTACTTGGACGGGAGGGACGCTACGGAGAATGGAACAGACGATGGCACAGATCGGGTTGGTTCTCCAAACTCTCTTGAACAGAGGGAGACTCTCGCGGCAGGAATGAGCAGCACCAAGCGTTTAGAAAGAAGTCCTAATGTGTATCAGAAAGATGCTCCAGGTTCGGTTTCTGCTTGCCAGGGCTCTGATCAAGCGCTCTATGGGTCCATTTTCTCGGTTGGAGATCTTCGTAATGATGATATCTCCTTATACGGTGAACAGATGGAGAACTCAAACAGCCAAACGCCTTATGGTTCACCATTGCTTGTGAGGTCGAACTCAATGCCTAATATCGCAGACTCTGCTTCAGGGAAATCTTCACCTCTCAAATACTCTTCAAGATCCTCAGATGACCTTTGTGCTCTTGGCAGACGCCAGAGAGATAATAAACCTGTCCACGAAACTGATGCAAAAGCGAAGCGAAATCAAGACTATGATGATGATGCAAATGGTTATTCTTCCATGGCAAAAGATTGGATAGTACCAGCTACAGACGAGCTCAACTCAACAGAGTTTATCAAAGGAGAAACATCAAACCAGCATGCAGGATATCCAGGAAAGGATTCTAGATTCAAGCGTATTGATGATTGGGTCAATGACCTTCAGCATGTAAACTCCTCAGCGGAAGAAGCCGATGAAATAAACGATGATGAGTTTCAAAGAGAACCGGAGCTAACAACAGCTGCTTCTCCTAGTGTAGATGTCATGAGGCCAACTCCTGGAATGGAGGCTGCGAAAAAGTATTTCTCTTCTCTGAGTAGTGCTGCAACCACAGCTCAGCTGGTTAGCCGTGGCCTTGTTGTGATACCACTCCTAAGCAAATTCGTTGGTCTGAGAGTTCTCAATCTCTCAGGAAATGCAATAG TTAAGATAACCGCTGGTGCTTTTCCTCGAGGACTACATGCATTGAACTTGTCAAAGAACTGTATCTCGGTGATCGAGGGGCTGCGTGAACTCACTCGGCTTCGAGTGTTAGACCTGCGTTACAACAAGATACTGAGACTTGGTCATG GTTTGGCTTCTTGCTCCTCCCTGAAAGAACTATACCTAGCTGGGAACAAGATCAGCGAGATCGAGGGTCTTCATCGTCTCTTGAAGCTGGCCGTCTTGGATCTACGCTTCAATAAGTTTTCAACCACCAAATGTCTCGGCCTGCTCGCTGCAAACTACAGTTCTCTCCAGGCTATAAGCTTGGAAGGCAACCCTGCGCAGAAGAACGTTGGCGATGAGCAACTGAGAAAGTATCTTTTGGGGCTCTTGCCACATTTGGTGTACTATAACAGACAAGGCGCGAAAGACGCTAGGCTAGGGACAAGCACGCTTCAGTTGGAACGAGGTCTCAGATCAGAGCTCAAAAACAACGGCAGGAAGAGTAGCCACGGTGCTTCGAGTACACACAAAGCCGGATCGTCATCCGCAGCTCGTAAAGCTTCTTCGGGTGTGCAGAAAAGATCATCAAAGGAGAGAAGCAGCAGCCGTCTTCCACCTGTGGGACACAAAGTATCACCAGCTGCTTACGAGAACTATTGCGTTGCGAGTGGTGATAGGTTGGCTACTCTGAGATCAGAGTTGTCTATGCGTAGAACTCGTAGCGAAGGCAATCTTGGACCTATCTGA